A region of Channa argus isolate prfri chromosome 8, Channa argus male v1.0, whole genome shotgun sequence DNA encodes the following proteins:
- the zgc:113223 gene encoding tetraspanin-33, whose amino-acid sequence MRGYQGIKYTLFICCYVFWVVSAVLIAVGVYAKIAKETDVVDTLALDPALLLIIVGSVMFLITFLGCLGALRNATYLLKTFLGILAVVLFLQIAAGIVGYLFTDVVMERTDRLMMKAIVRYREDQDLENVIDFVQKKFQCCGVEGYKDWSQNVYFQCSETNPSLEACGVPFSCCVRLQNQTVLNTMCGYGKQRGDERLARQRVFTVGCLEKIVWWAKNNLLLVGGLTCGLLLLEVVMIFLAAAQISWINKVQRNKKLNATRSKSQRKDSVWFPAFPNLDEE is encoded by the exons ATGAGAGGATACCAAGGCATCAAGTACACATTATTCATCTGCTGCTACGTCTTCTGG gTTGTGAGCGCCGTCCTCATAGCGGTGGGGGTCTATGCTAAGATCGCCAAGGAGACAG ATGTGGTCGACACTCTGGCATTGGATCCAGCTCTGCTGCTGATCATCGTGGGCTCGGTGATGTTCCTCATCACCTTCCTAGGATGTTTAGGAGCTCTGCGTAACGCCACCTACCTGCTGAAGACG TTTCTGGGGATCCTGGCAGTCGTCCTCTTCCTGCAGATCGCAGCTGGAATTGTGGGATATCTCTTCACTGATGTG GTGATGGAGAGGACGGACAGGCTGATGATGAAAGCCATCGTCCGATACAGGGAGGACCAGGACCTGGAGAATGTCATCGACTTCGTCCAGAAGAAG TTTCAGTGCTGTGGTGTTGAGGGCTACAAGGACTGGTCCCAAAACGTCTACTTCCAGTGTTCAGAGACCAACCCCAGTCTGGAGGCCTGTGGAGTTCCCTTCTCCTGTTGTGTCCGTCTGCAGAACCAG ACAGTGTTGAACACCATGTGTGGTTATGGGAAACAGCGAGGGGACGAGCGTTTAGCTCGACAGAGGGTCTTCACCGTCGGCTGCCTGGAGAAAATCGTCTGGTGGGCTAAGAACAACCTGCTGCTGGTGGGCGGCCTGACCTGTGGCCTGCTGCTGCTCGAG GTCGTCATGATCTTCCTGGCTGCTGCTCAGATCTCCTGGATAAACAAAGTCCAAaggaacaaaaaactaaatgcaacCAGGAGCAAATCGCAGAGGAAGGACAGCGTGTGGTTTCCTGCTTTCCCAAACTTAGACGAAGAATAG